From Lepus europaeus isolate LE1 chromosome 3, mLepTim1.pri, whole genome shotgun sequence, a single genomic window includes:
- the PAQR8 gene encoding membrane progestin receptor beta isoform X3 has protein sequence MTTAILERLSTLSVSGQQLRRLPKILEDGLPKMPCTVPETDVPQLFREPYIRTGYRPTGHEWRYYFFSLFQKHNEVVNVWTHLLAALAVLLRFWAFAEAEALLWASPHSLPLLLFILSSITYLTCSLLAHLLQSKSELSHYTFYFVDYVGVSVYQYGSALAHFFYSSDQAWYERFWLFFLPAAAFCGWLSCAGCCYAKYRYRRPYPVMRKICQVVPAGLAFILDISPVAHRVAICHLAGCQEQAAWYHTLQILFFLVSAYFFSCPVPEKYFPGACDIVGHGHQIFHAFLSVCTLSQLEAILLDYQGRQEIFLQRHGPLSVYMACLSFFFLAACSAATAALLRHKVKTRLTKKDT, from the coding sequence ATGACGACCGCCATCCTGGAGCGCCTGAGCACCCTGTCCGTGAGCGGGCAGCAGCTGCGCCGCCTGCCCAAGATCTTGGAGGATGGCCTTCCCAAGATGCCTTGCACCGTGCCGGAGACGGACGTGCCCCAGCTCTTCCGGGAGCCTTACATCCGCACCGGATACCGCCCCACGGGGCATGAGTGGCGCTACTACTTCTTCAGCCTCTTTCAGAAACACAACGAGGTGGTCAACGTCTGGACCCACTTGCTGGCGGCCCTGGCCGTCCTCTTGCGATTCTGGGCCTTTGCGGAGGCCGAGGCCTTGCTGTGGGCCTCTCCTcactccctgcccctgctcctctTTATCCTGTCCTCAATCACTTACCTCACCTGCAGCCTTCTGGCCCACCTGCTGCAGTCCAAGTCGGAGCTCTCCCACTACACGTTCTACTTTGTGGACTATGTTGGCGTGAGCGTTTACCAGTACGGCAGTGCCTTGGCCCACTTCTTCTACAGCTCGGACCAGGCCTGGTATGAGCGGTTCTGGCTTTTCTTCTTGCCTGCAGCTGCCTTTTGCGGCTGGTTATCTTGTGCTGGTTGTTGTTATGCCAAGTATCGTTACCGGAGGCCTTATCCTGTCATGAGGAAGATCTGTCAGGTGGTGCCAGCTGGACTCGCCTTCATCCTAGACATCAGCCCCGTGGCACACCGTGTGGCGATttgccacctggctggctgccaGGAACAGGCAGCCTGGTACCACACCCTCCAGATCCTCTTCTTCCTGGTCAGCGCCTACTTCTTCTCCTGCCCGGTGCCCGAGAAGTACTTTCCCGGTGCCTGTGACATTGTAGGCCACGGGCATCAGATCTTCCatgcctttctgtctgtctgcacGCTGTCCCAGCTGGAGGCCATCCTCCTGGATTACCAGGGGCGCCAGGAGATCTTCCTGCAGCGCCACGGTCCCCTGTCCGTCTACATggcctgcctctcctttttctttttggcagcctgcagtgctgccaccgCAGCCCTCCTGAGGCACAAAGTCAAGACAAGACTGACCAAGAAAGATACCTGA
- the PAQR8 gene encoding membrane progestin receptor beta isoform X2: protein MTGCTSNLLCCVEGDSLQAPAMTTAILERLSTLSVSGQQLRRLPKILEDGLPKMPCTVPETDVPQLFREPYIRTGYRPTGHEWRYYFFSLFQKHNEVVNVWTHLLAALAVLLRFWAFAEAEALLWASPHSLPLLLFILSSITYLTCSLLAHLLQSKSELSHYTFYFVDYVGVSVYQYGSALAHFFYSSDQAWYERFWLFFLPAAAFCGWLSCAGCCYAKYRYRRPYPVMRKICQVVPAGLAFILDISPVAHRVAICHLAGCQEQAAWYHTLQILFFLVSAYFFSCPVPEKYFPGACDIVGHGHQIFHAFLSVCTLSQLEAILLDYQGRQEIFLQRHGPLSVYMACLSFFFLAACSAATAALLRHKVKTRLTKKDT, encoded by the coding sequence GTTGCACCTCCAACCTACTGTGTTGTGTGGAAGGCGATTCCCTCCAGGCCCCCGCCATGACGACCGCCATCCTGGAGCGCCTGAGCACCCTGTCCGTGAGCGGGCAGCAGCTGCGCCGCCTGCCCAAGATCTTGGAGGATGGCCTTCCCAAGATGCCTTGCACCGTGCCGGAGACGGACGTGCCCCAGCTCTTCCGGGAGCCTTACATCCGCACCGGATACCGCCCCACGGGGCATGAGTGGCGCTACTACTTCTTCAGCCTCTTTCAGAAACACAACGAGGTGGTCAACGTCTGGACCCACTTGCTGGCGGCCCTGGCCGTCCTCTTGCGATTCTGGGCCTTTGCGGAGGCCGAGGCCTTGCTGTGGGCCTCTCCTcactccctgcccctgctcctctTTATCCTGTCCTCAATCACTTACCTCACCTGCAGCCTTCTGGCCCACCTGCTGCAGTCCAAGTCGGAGCTCTCCCACTACACGTTCTACTTTGTGGACTATGTTGGCGTGAGCGTTTACCAGTACGGCAGTGCCTTGGCCCACTTCTTCTACAGCTCGGACCAGGCCTGGTATGAGCGGTTCTGGCTTTTCTTCTTGCCTGCAGCTGCCTTTTGCGGCTGGTTATCTTGTGCTGGTTGTTGTTATGCCAAGTATCGTTACCGGAGGCCTTATCCTGTCATGAGGAAGATCTGTCAGGTGGTGCCAGCTGGACTCGCCTTCATCCTAGACATCAGCCCCGTGGCACACCGTGTGGCGATttgccacctggctggctgccaGGAACAGGCAGCCTGGTACCACACCCTCCAGATCCTCTTCTTCCTGGTCAGCGCCTACTTCTTCTCCTGCCCGGTGCCCGAGAAGTACTTTCCCGGTGCCTGTGACATTGTAGGCCACGGGCATCAGATCTTCCatgcctttctgtctgtctgcacGCTGTCCCAGCTGGAGGCCATCCTCCTGGATTACCAGGGGCGCCAGGAGATCTTCCTGCAGCGCCACGGTCCCCTGTCCGTCTACATggcctgcctctcctttttctttttggcagcctgcagtgctgccaccgCAGCCCTCCTGAGGCACAAAGTCAAGACAAGACTGACCAAGAAAGATACCTGA